From a single Nostoc edaphicum CCNP1411 genomic region:
- a CDS encoding non-ribosomal peptide synthetase, which yields MMINNYQAPSVVNISSIEIFMALVKGTILDEPFESNRIGKISRLTTTQRDLYLDNMLHPDSTIFTLGISVNLPHNLDRFIWEQAIKIVCQKDDATRTRFVFYKGEPFQFVDHNTDVNFEFIDLAVSHVSFTSLQEVIEDKIKIKLKLQKGDLFKNVLFKDKQGNYTAILGAPHILFDGYSGKVFFERVAKVYQDLKIDNNPQKFEGYSFHDFIDNDVARFDTPEIQQYWLETLRKVIPVTPYIKTETENKAKSRKIQITGNELVQIRKYCHLNKCSVPTFFRAVYGIYLSKYLQAPADFVFYDIFGKRDEKLLNVLGCVYQVVPIVIPQVNIYNKSSLIDYLLYVKNYRKNLDNLQNISVLLQRTYLKDEQLKFFYNFYNFSILNIPFTEASSELTVHNSFADNEVHLVINDFSNSLDIEIFYNQKYFTDINSLERLLFIANQVSQGCEYFHQLNILLETEQKELVETWNDTSKDYALDKGVHQLFEAQVERSPDAIAVVLKETQKHEQSSLTYRELNQHANQLAHYLRSLGVKPDMPIGICVERTLEMAIAVLAVLKTGGAYVPMDSAYPKERLAFILEDTQVSILLTQQQLLTELPETKAQIICLDTDWDKIDQYSQENPSSEVTPENLAYIIYTSGSTGTPKGICLAHRPLVNLLQWHLNSLLTGVRTLQFASLSFDASFHEMFATWSSGGTLFLISENLRRDTTALARFIQSQEIEKVILPVVVLQQMAEMAVSHLELFTSLKEVTTTGEQLQITPAIVKLFKSLPHCSFHNHYGPSETHVVTALTLDQNPDSWPTYPSIGRPIANTQIYILNAELKPVPIGVPGELYIGGDSLARGYLNRPDLTSERFILNPDAKSHRLYKTGDLACYLPDGNIEYLGRIDQQVKIRGFRIELGEIEAMLLQHPDVREAVVIAREDVPGNKYLVGYVVCSFIPEQVRTISSNLRKFLKQKLPDYMMPSSFVILDALPLTPNGKVDRRSLPAPDRTGRNLEQDFVSPRTIVEEVLAKIWVEVLRLEQISVYDNFFEIGGHSLLATQVISRVRDTYQLDLPLRGLFDAPTIASLAESIETQLKQNLEWHTQAIVPVTRNQNLPLSFAQQRLWFLEQFLPGNPLYNLPQTFHLVGQVNLSALEQSINEIIRRHEVLRTTFTFLDGQPVQIIAPTLTVSLHLIDLRLLSDSQKDTEIQRLTIEECQRPFNLNDGPLVRTTLLQLGAEEYILLLNIHHIVFDGWSVGTFFRELRLLYQAFVNGQPSPLVELPIQYADFALWQRQWLQGKVLSEQLDYWKQQLADLPILQLPSDRPRPAIQTYRGTRQPLALSKSLSETLTRFSQQEGVTLFMTLLAAFQTLLFRYTSSADIPVGSVIANRHYQEIENLIGFFVNTLILRSNFSDSPTFRQLLKQVREVTLEAYAHQDLPFEKLVEELEPQRDLSRHPLFQIGFALQNVPIPAIELSGMTINHRLEHNGTAKFDLFLELFETPDGISGWFEYSTDLFDAATISRIGENFQTLVAGIVANPDQKVADLPLLTTTERQQLLVEWNQTQADYPEQSCIHQLFEAQVECEPDFVAAIFAEQQITYHKLNGRANQLARHLQTLGVGPDVLVGICVERSLEMIVALLAILKVGGAYVPLDTAYPQQRLSLMLTDSQVTVLLTQQSLLEQLPEHQASIVCLDRDWENIATQAQDNLDINIHPDNLAYVIYTSGSTGKPKGVAMPHRPLVNLIAWQSQTSTVGFGSKTLQYTPISFDVSFQEIFATLTTGGTLVLISESLRREPTQLLQFLNREGIERLFLPYVALQQLAEMSRIEGIVPCSLREVITAGEQLRITDAIAYLFRQLPNCTLHNHYGPSETHVVTAFTLTNSPTDWSILPPIGRPIANSQMYLLDSQLQPVPIGVPGELYIGGIGIARGYLNRLDLTDARFIPNPFENSKLYKTGDLARYLPDGNIEYLSRIDHQVKIRGFRIELGEIEALLAQHPSVKTSVVIDREDVPGQKRLVAYVVPNQQYENDSQFTLELRHFLKQKLPEYMLPTAFVCLEKLPLTPSGKLDRRTLPTPDQSRPILEVALITPRTPTEEKMVGIWTKILGIDNLGIQDNFFELGGNSLLAAQLMIYVRETFQVQMPVRCIFEQQTIEGLCQIVEKLDHEGNAALNNVISFKAEAVLDSNIYSQGVLAKDISQPKHIFLTGATGFLGAFLLHELLQQTEAKIYCLVRADNESEGLRRLQKNLEKYLIWDANQSSRIIAIPGNLDQPCLGLSSEQFERLAEQIDVIYHSGAEVGFAKPYSLMKAANVLGTQEVLRLACHGQLKPLHYISTIAIFSTIACFNRLNVLYEDDDIDRSETYLYQDIGYIQSKWVAEKLVWIAKSRGIPITVIRSGFLMGHPHTGVTNTDDYISRLIKGCIQLGSFPDLVNQKQDLITVDYASKAIVQISTRKESLGKAFHLVPLASQNIDLARLFELISTCGYHLKKVSYEEWTNDLINQARYSQENSLFPLIPMLTEKVHEGVTAWQLYQNTPDLDCCNTLEAIADTSISNPSMDTELISKYLAYFQSSGFLNTEFVL from the coding sequence ATGATGATTAACAATTATCAAGCTCCAAGTGTTGTGAATATTTCATCAATTGAAATATTCATGGCTTTGGTAAAAGGAACTATATTAGATGAGCCTTTTGAATCTAACAGGATTGGAAAAATATCACGATTGACAACGACACAAAGGGATTTATATCTGGATAATATGCTCCATCCAGATAGCACTATTTTCACTTTAGGAATTTCCGTAAATTTACCACATAATCTAGACAGATTTATTTGGGAACAAGCAATAAAAATAGTATGCCAAAAAGATGATGCCACTAGAACTAGGTTTGTTTTTTATAAAGGAGAACCTTTTCAGTTTGTAGATCATAATACTGATGTTAATTTTGAATTTATCGATTTAGCAGTTAGTCATGTTTCTTTCACTAGTTTGCAAGAAGTTATCGAAGACAAGATTAAAATAAAGTTAAAATTGCAAAAAGGTGATCTATTTAAAAATGTTTTATTCAAAGATAAGCAGGGCAACTATACAGCTATTTTAGGTGCGCCTCATATCCTTTTTGATGGCTATTCTGGGAAAGTTTTCTTTGAAAGGGTTGCAAAAGTCTACCAAGATTTAAAAATAGACAATAACCCTCAAAAATTTGAGGGTTATTCTTTTCATGATTTTATTGATAATGATGTGGCTCGATTTGATACTCCAGAGATTCAGCAGTATTGGCTAGAAACGTTACGTAAGGTTATTCCTGTTACACCTTATATCAAAACTGAAACAGAAAATAAGGCTAAATCAAGGAAAATCCAAATTACTGGAAATGAACTAGTACAAATTAGAAAATATTGCCATTTAAATAAATGTAGTGTTCCTACATTTTTTAGGGCTGTTTATGGCATTTATTTAAGTAAATATTTACAAGCACCAGCAGATTTTGTATTTTACGATATTTTTGGTAAAAGAGATGAAAAATTGCTTAATGTTTTAGGTTGCGTTTACCAAGTAGTGCCTATTGTTATACCTCAAGTAAATATTTACAATAAATCAAGTCTAATCGATTATCTGTTATACGTAAAAAACTATCGTAAAAACCTAGACAACTTACAAAATATTTCAGTTTTATTACAAAGAACCTATTTAAAAGATGAGCAATTAAAATTCTTCTATAATTTTTATAATTTCAGTATTCTGAATATTCCTTTTACTGAAGCCTCTTCAGAATTAACTGTCCACAATTCTTTTGCCGATAATGAAGTTCATCTTGTCATTAATGACTTCAGTAATAGTTTAGATATAGAAATATTTTATAATCAGAAATATTTTACAGATATAAATTCTTTGGAGAGATTGCTTTTTATAGCAAATCAAGTTAGTCAAGGATGTGAATATTTTCATCAACTGAATATATTGCTAGAGACTGAGCAGAAAGAATTAGTAGAAACTTGGAATGATACTAGTAAAGATTATGCATTAGATAAAGGCGTTCATCAACTGTTTGAAGCGCAGGTGGAGCGATCGCCAGATGCTATAGCAGTAGTATTAAAAGAGACACAGAAGCATGAACAGTCTTCACTCACTTACCGAGAGTTAAATCAGCACGCGAACCAGTTAGCACACTACCTACGTTCGCTAGGCGTCAAACCAGATATGCCCATAGGAATCTGTGTAGAGAGAACCCTGGAAATGGCGATCGCTGTTTTGGCAGTTCTCAAAACTGGTGGGGCTTATGTACCAATGGATTCAGCGTATCCCAAGGAACGCCTAGCCTTTATCCTTGAGGATACTCAAGTATCAATACTACTCACTCAACAACAACTATTAACAGAGCTTCCTGAAACCAAAGCGCAGATTATCTGTTTAGATACCGACTGGGACAAGATAGACCAATACAGTCAGGAAAATCCCTCTAGTGAAGTAACACCAGAGAATTTAGCCTATATCATCTACACTTCTGGTTCCACAGGCACACCGAAAGGCATCTGTTTAGCTCACCGTCCTTTAGTGAATTTACTGCAATGGCATCTAAACTCACTATTAACAGGTGTTCGTACCCTGCAATTTGCCTCTTTGAGCTTTGATGCCAGCTTTCATGAGATGTTTGCTACTTGGTCTTCAGGAGGAACTTTGTTTCTCATCTCAGAAAACTTGCGTCGGGACACCACAGCTTTAGCTCGCTTTATTCAGAGTCAAGAGATTGAAAAAGTTATCCTGCCTGTTGTCGTATTACAGCAAATGGCAGAAATGGCTGTATCTCACTTGGAATTATTTACTAGTTTAAAAGAAGTTACTACCACAGGTGAGCAACTGCAAATCACCCCAGCCATTGTCAAATTATTCAAATCGCTGCCACACTGCTCATTTCATAATCACTACGGGCCATCAGAAACCCATGTAGTAACAGCTTTGACATTAGATCAAAATCCTGATTCCTGGCCAACTTATCCGTCTATCGGTCGTCCCATAGCTAACACCCAAATCTACATCCTCAATGCAGAGTTAAAGCCAGTTCCTATCGGTGTTCCGGGAGAGCTTTATATTGGTGGCGATAGTTTAGCTAGGGGTTATCTCAATCGACCTGATCTGACTAGTGAACGCTTCATTCTCAATCCTGATGCGAAATCGCACCGTTTATATAAAACAGGTGACTTAGCTTGCTACTTACCAGATGGGAATATTGAATACCTGGGTCGGATAGACCAGCAAGTGAAGATTCGCGGCTTCCGCATTGAGTTGGGGGAAATTGAAGCAATGCTGTTGCAGCATCCTGATGTGCGTGAAGCCGTAGTCATAGCGCGTGAGGATGTGCCTGGAAATAAATATTTAGTCGGTTATGTTGTCTGTAGCTTCATTCCAGAGCAAGTACGCACAATAAGTAGTAATCTGCGTAAATTTCTCAAACAGAAGTTACCAGATTATATGATGCCTTCCAGTTTCGTAATTTTAGATGCATTACCACTAACACCTAACGGGAAAGTAGATCGTCGTTCCTTACCAGCACCCGATCGCACTGGACGGAATTTAGAGCAAGATTTTGTCTCACCTCGTACCATCGTTGAGGAAGTACTAGCAAAAATTTGGGTGGAAGTTTTGCGATTGGAGCAGATTAGTGTCTACGATAACTTTTTTGAGATTGGGGGACACTCACTGCTAGCAACTCAGGTAATTTCTCGTGTTCGAGATACCTATCAATTAGATTTACCATTGCGGGGTTTATTTGATGCACCTACTATTGCCAGCTTGGCGGAAAGTATTGAGACACAACTTAAGCAAAATCTGGAATGGCACACTCAAGCAATTGTACCTGTAACGCGCAACCAAAACTTGCCTCTTTCCTTTGCCCAGCAGCGATTATGGTTTCTTGAGCAGTTCTTACCCGGCAATCCTTTATACAACTTACCGCAGACTTTTCACCTTGTTGGTCAAGTAAATTTAAGTGCCTTAGAACAGAGCATCAACGAAATTATTCGCCGCCATGAAGTTTTACGCACCACTTTTACTTTCTTAGATGGGCAGCCAGTACAAATTATTGCTCCTACCCTAACTGTATCTCTGCATTTAATAGATTTGAGATTGTTGTCTGACTCGCAAAAAGACACAGAAATCCAGCGATTAACAATTGAGGAGTGCCAACGACCTTTTAACCTCAATGACGGGCCGCTAGTACGAACCACCCTTTTACAGTTAGGTGCAGAAGAATATATACTGCTTTTGAATATTCACCATATTGTTTTTGATGGTTGGTCTGTCGGTACATTTTTCCGAGAACTAAGACTGCTATATCAAGCCTTTGTTAATGGTCAACCTTCTCCCCTTGTTGAACTTCCGATTCAGTATGCAGACTTTGCTCTTTGGCAACGGCAATGGTTGCAAGGAAAAGTATTATCAGAGCAACTAGACTATTGGAAGCAGCAGTTAGCAGATTTACCTATTTTACAGTTGCCAAGCGATCGCCCCCGACCAGCAATCCAAACCTATCGCGGGACGCGTCAACCTTTAGCACTTTCCAAATCTCTCAGTGAGACACTAACTCGCTTCAGTCAGCAGGAGGGAGTTACTTTATTTATGACGCTCTTAGCAGCGTTCCAAACATTGTTATTCCGTTATACGAGTAGCGCAGATATCCCAGTCGGTTCGGTAATTGCCAACCGTCACTATCAGGAAATTGAGAATTTAATTGGATTTTTTGTTAACACCTTAATACTACGCAGTAATTTTTCTGACTCTCCAACTTTTCGCCAGTTGCTCAAGCAAGTGCGAGAAGTGACCTTAGAAGCCTATGCTCATCAAGACCTACCCTTTGAAAAACTGGTAGAGGAACTAGAACCACAACGAGATTTGAGCCGTCATCCCCTGTTCCAAATCGGCTTTGCTCTGCAAAATGTACCCATACCAGCGATAGAACTTTCTGGTATGACCATTAACCATCGCTTAGAACACAATGGCACAGCCAAGTTCGATCTGTTCTTAGAATTATTTGAAACACCAGATGGGATTAGTGGTTGGTTTGAGTACAGTACCGATTTATTTGATGCTGCTACCATCTCTCGCATCGGGGAAAATTTTCAGACTTTAGTTGCAGGTATCGTTGCTAATCCCGACCAGAAAGTTGCAGATTTACCCCTATTAACAACTACTGAGCGCCAACAATTATTAGTGGAATGGAATCAAACTCAAGCAGATTACCCTGAGCAAAGTTGCATTCACCAACTATTTGAAGCGCAAGTAGAGTGCGAGCCTGATTTTGTAGCAGCAATTTTTGCAGAACAGCAAATAACTTATCACAAATTGAATGGCAGAGCCAATCAATTAGCCCGTCATTTACAAACTTTAGGTGTCGGGCCGGATGTATTAGTAGGGATTTGTGTAGAGCGATCGCTAGAGATGATCGTAGCTCTATTAGCGATTCTCAAAGTCGGTGGAGCTTATGTACCTCTAGATACCGCCTATCCACAGCAGCGTTTATCCTTAATGCTGACAGACTCTCAAGTAACAGTGCTATTAACCCAACAAAGTTTATTGGAGCAGCTTCCCGAACATCAAGCTAGTATTGTCTGTCTGGATAGAGACTGGGAGAATATTGCTACTCAAGCCCAAGATAACCTGGATATTAATATCCATCCTGACAATTTAGCTTATGTTATCTACACTTCCGGTTCTACTGGCAAACCAAAAGGTGTAGCGATGCCGCACCGTCCCTTAGTCAACTTAATTGCTTGGCAATCGCAAACTTCCACAGTTGGCTTTGGTAGCAAAACACTGCAATATACACCGATTAGCTTTGATGTTTCCTTCCAAGAAATCTTTGCCACCTTAACTACAGGCGGGACATTGGTATTGATTTCGGAATCATTACGGCGTGAACCCACACAACTGCTGCAATTTCTGAACCGAGAAGGGATTGAGCGCTTGTTCCTACCGTATGTCGCTTTGCAACAATTAGCCGAAATGTCAAGGATAGAAGGCATAGTACCCTGTAGTTTGCGCGAAGTGATTACGGCTGGAGAACAGTTACGCATTACAGATGCGATCGCATATTTATTTCGCCAATTACCTAACTGTACTCTCCACAACCACTATGGCCCATCGGAAACTCATGTTGTGACTGCCTTTACCCTCACAAATTCACCTACAGATTGGTCGATTTTGCCCCCCATTGGACGACCGATTGCTAACAGTCAAATGTATCTATTGGATTCTCAATTACAACCTGTTCCTATAGGTGTGCCTGGAGAACTCTATATTGGTGGTATTGGTATAGCACGTGGCTATCTCAACCGCTTGGATCTTACAGATGCTCGGTTCATTCCCAACCCCTTTGAGAATTCAAAATTATATAAAACAGGGGATTTAGCACGTTATCTACCAGATGGCAATATCGAATATCTCAGTCGTATCGATCATCAAGTGAAAATTCGCGGCTTCCGAATCGAACTAGGAGAGATTGAAGCTTTACTAGCACAACATCCCTCTGTCAAAACAAGTGTTGTTATAGATCGGGAAGATGTACCTGGACAAAAGCGTTTGGTCGCTTACGTAGTGCCAAATCAACAATATGAGAATGACAGCCAATTTACATTAGAACTCCGCCACTTTCTCAAACAAAAGCTACCAGAATATATGTTACCTACAGCTTTTGTATGTTTGGAGAAGTTACCACTAACACCCAGTGGGAAGTTAGATCGTCGAACATTACCTACTCCCGATCAATCCAGACCCATTCTAGAAGTAGCATTAATTACACCTCGTACTCCTACTGAGGAAAAAATGGTCGGTATCTGGACTAAGATACTTGGCATTGATAATCTGGGTATTCAAGATAATTTCTTTGAACTTGGCGGTAATTCCCTATTAGCAGCGCAGTTAATGATATATGTGCGAGAAACTTTTCAAGTACAGATGCCTGTAAGATGTATTTTTGAGCAGCAGACTATAGAAGGACTGTGCCAGATAGTTGAGAAATTAGATCACGAAGGAAATGCTGCTCTCAATAATGTTATTAGTTTCAAAGCTGAAGCTGTACTTGATTCAAACATCTATTCCCAAGGAGTACTTGCTAAAGATATCAGTCAGCCAAAGCATATTTTCTTAACAGGTGCTACCGGCTTTCTCGGTGCTTTCTTACTACATGAATTGTTGCAGCAAACAGAGGCGAAAATATATTGCCTTGTGCGTGCTGATAATGAAAGTGAAGGTCTGAGAAGGTTGCAGAAAAACCTAGAAAAATATTTAATATGGGACGCAAACCAAAGCTCAAGAATTATTGCAATACCAGGAAATTTAGATCAACCTTGTTTAGGACTTTCTTCAGAGCAATTTGAGAGGCTAGCAGAGCAGATTGATGTTATTTATCACAGTGGTGCTGAAGTCGGCTTTGCTAAACCATATTCTCTAATGAAGGCGGCAAATGTTCTTGGCACTCAAGAAGTTCTGAGATTGGCATGTCATGGTCAACTTAAGCCACTACACTACATCTCAACAATTGCTATTTTTAGCACAATTGCTTGTTTTAATAGATTGAACGTCCTTTATGAGGACGATGATATTGATCGTAGTGAAACTTATCTTTATCAAGATATTGGTTATATACAAAGTAAATGGGTAGCTGAAAAACTTGTTTGGATTGCGAAATCTAGAGGTATCCCCATAACAGTTATTAGATCGGGATTTTTAATGGGTCATCCGCATACTGGTGTAACTAATACAGATGACTACATATCTAGATTGATCAAAGGTTGTATTCAATTAGGGAGTTTTCCCGATTTAGTCAATCAAAAACAAGATTTAATTACTGTTGATTATGCCAGTAAAGCTATTGTCCAAATATCTACAAGGAAAGAATCTTTAGGAAAGGCATTTCATCTAGTTCCTTTGGCATCGCAAAATATTGATTTAGCTAGATTATTTGAACTGATATCAACTTGTGGATACCATCTGAAAAAAGTGTCTTATGAAGAATGGACAAACGATTTAATTAATCAAGCTCGATACTCTCAAGAAAATTCGTTATTTCCTCTCATCCCCATGTTAACTGAAAAAGTTCATGAAGGGGTGACTGCATGGCAACTATATCAAAACACTCCTGATTTAGACTGTTGCAATACCCTTGAGGCAATTGCTGATACTTCCATCTCCAATCCATCAATGGATACTGAATTAATCAGTAAATATTTAGCTTATTTTCAAAGTAGCGGATTTTTAAATACAGAATTTGTATTGTAG